In Amphiprion ocellaris isolate individual 3 ecotype Okinawa chromosome 3, ASM2253959v1, whole genome shotgun sequence, one genomic interval encodes:
- the si:ch211-1e14.1 gene encoding UPF0606 protein KIAA1549 isoform X1: MAGLVSTVGLMVMLEALMHTHGRCAAFLGITVLVTVIAADSPVADESSLNSTHHPMGRLGDIPDPLGSSPSALPDSYYTAFESPDSPGALPSVPQPVHEARTAEAIAYENSKSNTPRDALTEEPHTLTTPPLNPFEPLLGSGPQLEAPAKLSADWKMSSTNSDHKLSSLSPTPTTSQPQLQSNTSTTSLSPSAFTGSKPQLSLNSEQEATFSKQQGGASEQTLAIMTSKPGQPSLEPPNLTFAESLPDEFYSKIVDENQLSPSSAHLEESKRPHFINMLPNQDEILSPGYNVPFIAAHPSSPSSEPTEVSPEDFYPTNTMELDWGSGDYLETMSFFDTDRDDYSLVTKVPSDSYDMEDYTETYDTSFPSRVGISPSSLHPLHVSPSPSLVTAYSTIRPLKSIYPSSFSTTVQFTVEPTPTADSDIPDLSDIDWPDTFTIQPTDVLLPDMNSLEYYTTQLTKENNGSEAGAEHRGNVTVVSISSTDITPTSGFNNSTKLTEVESSSDLSGFEPHDESTTLVPTEESPVLVNASEPFLDPSIVPNHYLDPSSTMWGSQVSTTNWSPHSLTVSLDRTAVTEAVQPTPLLPDDLISPSSLTDVHWFVTESFATVAFSPAPTEPAVNDTELTPQDSTYTTEQTLVSTESTSPSVTLPPLVVSGNQGVTEDGVDIPATVTLIPASSEVNTDSAAPKSTTATNTPHQATTRFTATTKASTSVNVIPTTGGKTAATTSRQYLCDLDRPAYLIKIGFPSGATVGYAKSQVRDILKGEFNKSVELQVVDPPPKFVFRIVSGPVVYTAISVINALRRSGRRFLSVSPNWMTPDSKYQVHSVLQFVPVRIDVRFCNFSESIEKGLTMAFAEVRRRSKESTNFTVHIVNITMAPPKYEDQRLVRQPVDITFTVRGSRGYLMGSEVSNALMKLTVVEFSFYMGFPVLQIAEPFHYPELNTSQVLRSSWVRTVLLGVLDQKASERTFQATMERRVAMLLGEAMGLGRRVKRATTTGNSSVQIVSASRLAGADHPLEIVYFVEGPSGQRMPAVETANLLNNLDVQRAAIVLGYRVQGILAQPVEKVASSPSDTENNNMWVVIGVVIPLLVVIIIISILYWKLCRTDKLEFQPDAMTSIQQRQKLQAPSVKGFDFAKLHLGQQSKDDVMVIQESVPPGPGPGPLPVSIKDGLSPSENGEIPTPISKASLSSTKASRTSRRRERVSPSDGDSVVSDHSSERESTEENLRAHATPSDSKHTRKVPINVLNGKNRIGPPPMNGTSEQLSSASIFEHVDRMSRATDASRRLPNKVQLIAMQPMPVPPLHSPPINGKLSDTNQINKEIQVALRHKSEIEHHRNKIRLRAKRKGHYDFPAMDDMIGGLGDAKDQDRIYQKAQTQIDKILDPDAQMPSIFMEPKKSARGRRSPKQRMKEQLNGGMMEADKDHLITDDTDGVYRKCPGVNNIAYVSDPDQGPGSPHRSPSPTDDVFLTHASSPPGHAPPPPPYMPPQPSIEEARQQMHSLLDDAFALVSPTSQGSTAGITLPGANSNPPVSSPPGRGSRPWGPSYQALGPTPRFTELGMSSPAVQGLTPRQGLGSSYLPPGETAGHGEQLQADSLYSSRGLYTDELPSSARPRPVGGTTGAQLHHLTQVGLSSRMNGYPAGVRAAPGQNGGVGWNHYHDDNFSRVETEKDAFLECPEHSSSSIFQMHRSGLREPTAPPAHLDTPGVGYMTAPPPLDTSPPTHSSASLIKAIREELLRLSQKQAAVPSYHS; this comes from the exons ATGAGTCTTCGCTGAACTCCACACACCACCCCATGGGACGTCTGGGAGATATTCCAGATCCCCTGGGGTCATCACCATCAGCCTTACCAGACTCATATTACACTGCCTTTGAGAGCCCAGACTCACCTGGTGCCCTGCCATCAGTTCCTCAACCAGTCCATGAAGCCAGGACTGCTGAGGCAATTGCTTATGAAAACTCCAAATCCAACACACCAAGGGATGCCCTCACAGAAGAGCCACATACTCTGACAACTCCACCATTAAACCCCTTTGAGCCTCTACTTGGTTCTGGTCCACAACTTGAGGCACCAGCAAAACTGTCTGCAGACTGGAAAATGAGTAGTACAAATTCAGATCACAAGTTGTCTTCTCTCTCCCCAACTCCTACAACATCCCAGCCACAGCTCCAGTCAAATACATCCACAACATCGCTAAGCCCCTCTGCTTTTACGGGATCAAAACCTCAACTAAGTCTTAACTCTGAGCAGGAAGCAACTTTTAGCAAGCAACAGGGTGGTGCATCAGAGCAAACACTTGCAATCATGACCTCAAAACCTGGTCAGCCTTCTCTTGAGCCTCCTAATCTGACTTTTGCTGAATCTTTACCAGATGAATTTTATAGTAAAATAGTGGATGAAAACCAGCTGAGCCCCAGCAGTGCCCACTTGGAGGAGAGCAAACGGCCACATTTCATCAACATGCTACCCAACCAAGATGAAATTCTGTCTCCTGGCTACAATGTGCCTTTCATCGCCGCCCACCCTTCATCACCTTCTTCTGAGCCCACTGAGGTTTCTCCGGAGGACTTCTACCCCACCAACACCATGGAATTGGACTGGGGGTCTGGGGACTACTTGGAGACCATGTCCTTCTTTGATACAGATAGAGACGACTACTCTCTGGTCACCAAGGTGCCCTCTGACTCGTATGATATGGAGGACTATACAGAGACCTATGACACATCCTTCCCGTCCAGGGTGGGCATATCCCCCTCATCCTTGCACCCTCTTCATGTCTCACCTTCCCCCAGCCTCGTAACAGCATACAGCACCATCAGGCCACTGAAATCCATTTATCCTTCCTCATTTTCCACTACAGTTCAGTTTACAGTGGAACCCACTCCCACAGCTGACAGTGACATACCCGACTTATCAGACATAGACTGGCCAGATACTTTCACAATCCAGCCAACAGATGTCCTCTTACCTGACATGAACAGTTTGGAATACTATACCACTCAGCTGACCAAGGAGAACAACGGTTCAGAAGCTGGAGCTGAACACAGAGGGAATGTAACTGTGGTGTCCATCAGTTCCACAGACATCACACCCACCAGTGGCTTCAACAATAGTACCAAACTGACTGAGGTTGAGTCCTCCAGTGATCTGTCCGGCTTTGAGCCTCACGATGAATCAACCACATTAGTACCTACGGAGGAGAGTCCTGTTTTGGTCAATGCCTCTGAGCCTTTTCTCGATCCTTCAATAGTCCCAAACCACTACCTTGATCCCTCCTCTACCATGTGGGGTAGTCAGGTGTCAACCACAAACTGGTCTCCACATTCACTCACTGTTAGCCTGGACAGAACTGCAGTAACAGAAGCTGTGCAACCCACACCTTTGCTGCCAGATGATTTAATATCTCCATCCTCTCTGACGGATGTCCATTGGTTTGTTACAGAGTCTTTCGCAACTGTAGCCTTCTCACCTGCTCCCACTGAACCTGCTGTCAATGACACAGAATTAACCCCCCAGGACTCTACTTATACAACTGAACAAACTTTAGTTTCCACTGAATCCACATCTCCTAGCGTCACTCTGCCCCCCCTAGTTGTCTCGGGTAATCAGGGGGTGACCGAAGATGGAGTTGACATCCCTGCCACAGTGACCTTGATCCCAGCTAGCAGTGAAGTTAATACAGACTCTGCTGCACCCAAAAGTACAACTGCCACAAATACTCCTCATCAAGCTACAACTAGATTTACTGCCACCACTAAAGCCTCAACTAGTGTCAATGTCATCCCCACCACTGGTGGTAAGACCGCAGCTACAACATCAAGACAATACCTCTGTGACCTTGACAGGCCAgcttatttaataaaaatag GTTTTCCTTCTGGAGCAACTGTTGGATATGCCAAATCCCAAGTCAGAGACATACTGAAAGGGGAATTCAACAAATCAGTGGAGCTACAG GTTGTGGACCCCCCACCAAAATTCGTGTTTCGCATCGTGTCTGGTCCCGTTGTGTACACAGCCATATCTGTCATCAATGCTCTGCGAAGGTCTGGCCGCCGCTTCCTGTCTGTGTCTCCCAACTGGATGACCCCAGACAGTAAATATCAAGTCCACTCAG TGCTGCAGTTTGTTCCCGTTCGCATAGATGTCCGGTTCTGCAACTTCAGTGAGAGCATTGAGAAAGGCTTGACCATGGCCTTTGCAGAAGTACGCCGGCGCTCAAAGGAGTCCACCAACTTCACAGTTCAT ATTGTAAACATCACCATGGCTCCACCTAAATATGAGGATCAGCGACTTGTGAGACAGCCGGTGGACATCACCTTCACTGTTCGTGGTTCACGGGGTTATCTGATGGGATCAGAGGTCAGCAACGCTCTGATGAAGCTTACAGTGGTGGAATTCAGTTTTTACATGGGCTTTCCGGTACTACAGATAGCTGAAC CTTTTCATTATCCAGAGTTGAACACCAGCCAGGTGCTTCGCTCTTCCTGGGTTAGAACAG TGCTCCTGGGTGTGCTGGACCAGAAAGCGAGTGAGAGGACCTTTCAAGCTACCATGGAGCGCCGAGTGGCCATGTTACTCGGGGAGGCAATGGGATTAGGCAGACGGGTTAAAAGAGCCACCACCACTGGCAACAGCAGTGTTCAG ATTGTAAGTGCAAGCCGGCTGGCGGGTGCAGACCACCCCTTAGAAATAGTGTATTTTGTGGAGGGTCCCAGTGGTCAGAGGATGCCTGCTGTCGAAACCGCTAACCTGCTGAACAACCTGGATGTTCAAAGGGCCGCCATTGTCTTGGGATATCGTGTACAGGGCATTTTGGCACAGC CTGTAGAAAAGGTGGCGTCCTCACCGTCTGACACCGAGAACAACAACATGTGGGTCGTCATCGGGGTGGTGATTCCTCTCCTCGtggtcatcatcatcatttccaTCCTCTACTGGAAACTGTGTCGGACAGACAAGCTGGAGTTCCAGCCAGATGCCATGACCTCCATTCAGCAGAGGCAGAAG CTGCAGGCTCCCAGTGTGAAAGGCTTCGACTTTGCCAAGCTGCACCTTGGCCAGCAGAGTAAAGATGATGTCATGGTGATCCAGGAGTCTGTCCCGCCTGGTCCTGGTCCCGGGCCCCTCCCTGTGTCCATTAAAGATGGCCTCAGTCCATCTGAGAATGGGGAGATCCCCACGCCCATTTCCAAAgcctccctctcctccaccaaggCGTCCCGCACCAGTCGAAGGCGAGAGAG GGTCTCCCCGTCAGACGGCGACTCGGTGGTAAGTGACCATTCCAGTGAGCGCGAATCGACCGAGGAGAACCTGAGAGCCCACGCCACGCCCAGCGACAGCAAACACACCCGGAAGGTCCCCATCAATGTTTTAAATG GCAAGAATAGAATTG GTCCTCCCCCTATGAACGGTACAAGCGAGCAGCTGTCCTCAGCCTCCATCTTTGAACATGTCGATCGGATGTCTCGGGCCACAGACGCGAGCAGGAGACTCCCTAATAAAGTCCAGCTCATCGCCATGCAGCCCATGCCGGTCCCACCACTGCACAGTCCACCCATCAACGGCAAACTGTCCGACACAAACCAGATCAACAAAGAG ATTCAGGTAGCATTGAGGCACAAGTCAGAGATTGAACACCACAGAAACAAGATTCGTCTGCGTGCCAAGAGGAAAGGCCACTATGATTTCCCTGCCATGGATGATATGATCGGCGGCCTCGGAGATGCAAAGGACCAAGATCGCATTTATCAGAAAGCACAGACACAAATCGATAAGATCCTGGACCCAGATGCTCAGATGCCGTCCATCTTCATGGAACCCAAGAAAAG TGCTCGAGGGAGGCGTTCTCCTAAACagaggatgaaggagcagctgaATGGAGGCATGATGGAAGCAGACAAAGATCACCTCATCACTGATGACACTGACGGCGTTTACAGAAAGTGCCCCGGGGTCAACAATATTGCCTACGTG tCGGACCCTGACCAAGGCCCAGGATCCCCTCACAGGAGCCCCTCCCCCACAGATGACGTCTTCCTCACCCACGCTTCCTCACCTCCAGGCCATGCCCCTCCCCCGCCCCCCTACATGCCACCACAGCCCTCCATTGAGGAGGCGCGGCAGCAAATGCACTCCCTGCTGGACGACGCCTTTGCCCTCGTTTCGCCCACCTCTCAGGGCAGCACAGCAGGGATCACCCTCCCCGGGGCCAACAGCAACCCCCCTGTCTCTAGCCCTCCAGGCCGAGGCTCCAGACCTTGGGGACCTTCTTACCAAGCTCTCGGCCCGACTCCT AGATTCACTGAGCTGGGAATGTCCTCTCCTGCAGTCCAAGGTCTGACACCAAG GCAGGGCCTTGGCTCGAGCTACCTGCCACCAGGAGAAACAGCGGGGCACGGTGAGCAGCTCCAAGCAGACAGCCTGTACTCCAGCAGGGGCCTCTACACCGATGAGCTGCCCTCATCAGCCAGGCCTCGTCCAGTAGGGGGAACTACAG GCGCCCAGCTCCATCATCTGACACAGGTGGGCCTGTCCAGCCGGATGAATGGTTACCCAGCAGGGGTCAGGGCTGCTCCAGGACAGAATGGAGGCGTCGGCTGGAACCACTACCATGATGACAATTTCTCCAGAGTAGAAACTGAAAAAGATGCA tTCCTGGAATGTCCTGAACACTCGTCCTCCTCTATCTTCCAGATGcacaggagtggtctgagggaGCCTACGGCACCCCCTGCCCACCTCGACACCCCAGGAGTGGGCTACATGACAGCCCCACCGCCCCTCGATACATCTCCTCCCACACACTCCTCTGCCTCCCTGATCAAGGCCATCAGGGAGGAGCTGTTGCGTCTCTCTCAGAAACAGGCGGCGGTGCCCAGCTACCACAGCTGA